A genomic region of Oryza glaberrima chromosome 1, OglaRS2, whole genome shotgun sequence contains the following coding sequences:
- the LOC127760447 gene encoding carboxyl-terminal-processing peptidase 1, chloroplastic, producing MRLLPYAPSPRPPQRSLATRRTKPGPPCALPFPDALRAAAAATAAAMSISLSLLTGDAVGAERPRGPELCRDGAAAETKEEVRRSEVVTNEQLVEEAWEVVNEGFLPDAGSRPWSPEMWMKKKQDIVQTSIRSRSRAHDIIQKMLANLGDPYTRFLTPSEFSKMSKYDMTGIGLNLREIPDGNGSSKLMVLGLILDGPAHSAGVRQGDELLSVNGIDVMGKSAFDVSSMLQGPKDTIVTIKVKHGNCGPVEPLKVQRQLVARTPVFYQLEKRENEDSAIGYIHIKEFNAVAKKDLVSALKRLQNSGASYFVLDLRDNLGGLVQAGIETAKLFLNKGDTVIYTAGRDRQVQNTIVAEREPLVTTPLMVLVNNRTASASEIVASALHDNCKAVLVGEKTFGKGLIQSVFELHDGSGIVVTVGKYVTPNHKDINGNGIEPDYRRIPDFNEATEYLSRCRSKELS from the exons atgCGGCTACTCCCCtacgcgccgtcgccgcggccgccgcagcgcTCGCTCGCCACCCGCAGGACCAAGCCAGGGCCGCCGTGCGCGCTCCCCTTCCCCGACGCCctccgcgccgctgccgcggccacggcggccgctatgtccatctccctctccctcctcaccgGCGACGCCGTGGGGGCGGAGCGGCCGCGGGGCCCCGAGCTCTGCCGCGACGGGGCCGCCGCCGAGACcaaggaggaggtgaggaggagcgAAGTGGTGACGAACGAGCAGCTCGTGGAGGAGGCGTGGGAGGTGGTCAACGAGGGGTTCCTCCCGGACGCCGGAAGCCGTCCCTGGTCGCCGGAGATGTGGATG AAAAAGAAGCAAGATATTGTCCAAACCTCAATCAGATCCCGTTCCAGAGCCCATGATATCATTCAGAAAATGCTGGCTAACCTGGGTGACCCATACACAAGGTTCCTGACTCCCTCCGAA TTCTCCAAGATGTCAAAATATGACATGACGGGAATAGGattaaacttgagagaaattcCTGACGGCAATGGCTCTTCCAAGTTGATGGTATTAGGGCTCATATTAGATGGGCCTGCCCACTCTGCTGGTGTTAGACAG GgtgacgaacttttgtcagtcaATGGCATTGATGTTATGGGTAAATCTGCATTTGATGTGTCATCCATGCTGCAAGGTCCAAAAGATACTATTGTTACAATTAAG GTTAAGCATGGGAACTGTGGTCCTGTTGAGCCATTGAAGGTACAGAGACAACTGGTTGCTCGCACACCAGTTTTCTATCAAttggagaaaagagaaaatgaggATTCAGCTATAGGATATATTCACATTAAAGAATTCAATGCAGTGGCCAAAAAAGATTTGGTTAGTG CACTAAAGCGTCTACAGAACTCAGGTGCCTCCTATTTTGTTTTGGATTTGAGGGACAATCTTGGTGGACTAGTCCAA GCTGGGATAGAGACTGCAAAGCTCTTCCTGAATAAAGGAGACACG GTGATTTATACTGCTGGTCGTGATCGTCAAGTACAAAATACAATTGTTGCTGAAAGGGAACCTTTGGTTACTACTCCTCTTATG GTACTTGTGAATAACAGGACAGCAAGTGCCAGTGAAATA GTTGCTTCAGCACTTCATGACAACTGCAAAGCTGTTCTGGTTGGTGAAAAAACTTTTGGAAag GGCTTAATCCAGTCCGTATTTGAACTTCATGACGGTTCTGGCATTGTCGTCACAGTGGGCAAGTATGTGACACCAAATCACAAAGACATAAATGGAAATGGCATAGAACCAGACTACCGCCGCATTCCTG ATTTCAATGAAGCCACCGAGTACCTTTCACGTTGCCGAAGCAAAGAATTAAGCTGA